The Mobula birostris isolate sMobBir1 unplaced genomic scaffold, sMobBir1.hap1 scaffold_879, whole genome shotgun sequence genome segment ataaagtcccaacctgctcaacctctctccatagCTCAGTCCTTCTCGTCATGGCAATCTCCTCATTAATCTCTTCTGAACTCTTTCCAGGCTAATGGCATCTTTCTTTTAGCAGGGTGACTTCTACTGAACTTAAGAAGTGAGGACCAATATCCTCACAACTGTAACATAGCATCCCAACATTTGTACTCCGTGCCTGGACTGATGAAGGCTCACGCgcaaatgcctttttcaccacctgtcCACCTAGATCCCTCTGTCTCCTACCTTTAACTTCAAGTCAAGCAGCCTCCTCTTCACCTCCCTCAGAGGGACAGGATATGCTGGGACCCCCATCTCcttactcccccctccccccccacaccaaGCTTGGTGCCCCATGTCTGAACATCAAAATGGATTGTGGTGTTGGCCCTTGCAGGGGGGGTGGTGATGAGCAGTGGTGAGGGGGTAGTTGTGCACCACTGGAGGGGTAGAGGGCAGAATATCTGGTCATTAATAGTTATCTCTTGCTGCCCCCTGCTCTTTCCCATATCACAGCTCTAGTTGGTGTTAACTGGATGTCAGCTGGCAGGGGTAGTGGGTGTGACTGGGGTTGTAGGATTGGGAACATGAAGAATGAGGGAAATGGAGTTGTAGCTCTGTTTGTGGCTGTCTGTTAGTTCATGAGTACTTTGCATGGGTCTGTTGGTGTGTATAGTTTGTGTGTGCATCCAGTTTGCATAAGTTTGTATCTGTGGTGCATGCACCTGTGTGGGTaaaagtctgtgtgtgtgactgtgtgtttgGTAATGAGAGCGAGTACATCTGTGTGCACTGTGTATCTTATTGTACCTGTGTGTGTTGGAGTTTTGGGGGCTATTGCATTGATCTAGCATCCCATCCTGGAGCTACAACAGGAGCAAGCCCTTTGGGGAGACTCGTCAGAGTCTGTCCACAACAAGGGGAAGGGGCAAATCCTGGTTCAGCCCCAACAGTGAACGAGCCCCGGTTGCTGAGTTGATCGAGCCGCAGGAGTTACCATCGAGTTACCTGTTTTGCCTGTGGGTACAATGGCCAGCAGTGGCCATGGGAAAACCACTCCAGCAAAATTGAGCTTTCCCTCAACTTAAAGCAAAAAGAAGACACCACTTCTGGGACCAGACTGTTTGAAAGAAAGGTTTTACCAATGGTGTCCTTCGTTCATGTTTCTGACTTTTTTAAAATGTGAGAATTTGCATTTACAGTTCtccagaatgatcctgggaattaaagggttaccaTCTGAGGAGTGGTTGATGGCTCTAGCCTGTACTCTgtacagtttagaagaatggggggaggatatcgttgaaacctatcaaatattgaaagacctagagtggacatggaaagaatggggtccagagggcacagcctcagaatacaaggacagagataaggaggaatttctttagccagggtggggaatttgtagaatttgttaccGCAGACGgtagtggtggccaagtcattaagtatatttagaggttgatagatacttaATTAGtaaagggcgtcaaaggttacagggaaaaggcgggagaatggggtcgagagagAAAATTAGCCATTATTGAATAGTGgcaaagacttgatgggccgaatggcctaattctgctatgtatAACGGTGTTACTTTGTACAGcattttgaatctccctcacGCACAAACATGCATACACGTTCACAGGCACATTCTCTCTGGTGTGAATGTGCAGGCGCGCACACAATCTGATTCCCCGTTCCACACATGCGTTTGATTCCCAAACAGCACACTCACAGATAACGCACCTTCACACAAAAAAAGCACACCTAATTCACCTTTGCACGCAAACCGAGACATCTGATCAACCTGACGTGCTGTCGCTCTATCTCACTCGCACTCTCGTGTTCTCTCTGGTTCTCAAACTCCCACACCTGATTCTCTTTCCCTGTAACCATTTTTAATCCTGCCCTTTCAAAATGCACATTATGAATCCCCGCTCTCTCGCCTTCTCCGTTACGGGAGGTGGGGGTGCGCCATGACTGGGGCCTGTCGCTTTAAGTATGAATTACGACCAGGAGCCTGTTTAATTTTCCAGACATTATTACAGATCCGGGGTAAAGGGCGTTTTATTTTCCAGGGAGGGGATGGAGAACGAGAGTGCTGGGGGAAAGTACGAGGAGCCGCTGTAGAAAGAGCAGCGGAGAAGccggggagtgggggtggggggagggaaggaagtaaCGAGAGGGGAGGGAGGTAAGTCGGAGGCAGCCCTCCTTGCCACTCTGCTCGCAGGATCGGAGACGGCGTCCCAGGTGAGTGAATGACCACAGCGCAGTCCGGGTCTCTTCCCCTGTTCCGTGGCGACGCCAGATACATAGGGTCGGTTTATTGGACGGAGGATGGGGTTTCACCCCACTCCCCAAATAAATGCACAAATTCCCGAAGTAGCAGGCAGCCCCCGCTCCCGAGATGGAGAGGGAGGTTATCACtgagacggggagggttgtagATACCGGAGGGTTcatagagacagagaggggtgtaggggaggatgGGGGCTCACAGAGACTGAGGGGGATTACAGGAGATCTCATCCCTcaggctcactctctccacaccaacCCCATCTCCAGGGCACGCTCAGCGACCAAGCTTCTCAGGGGAAGAGTTTCAAAGtttcaacccccccccaccctcatctCAGGGTGAGGAAGAAATGTCTTGCCATCCCTGTCTCTTGATTATGAGAGCTGACTCCGCAGCCCAGGAGAAATGCCCTCGCTGTTCCCTTCGAGCTGTGGGTATCTTTCGATGAGATCTCCTCTGGCTCTCCCCAACCGCCGTCCACTCAATCTCTCCCCGCAGGACACACCCTCCGTCCCAGGGATAGGTCTGGTGGGACCTCTGTGGTACATCTGTCCTTCCTCGGGGAGGGAGAGTGCTCTCTGGACACTGTTCTCTGGGAGTGTTATTACCGGCGCCTGAGGGAGCTGGACCCACTCACGATGGCTCACCCAGTAGTGCTGGGGAGGGAAAGAATCATGGGGGGCAGAGGAGGAAGGGTGGGAAAGGAATACCCGatactctccccttccctcatcttctcccccccccccatgtcataagaatataagaaacaggagcaggagtagggtaTCGACCTtgtcgagtctgttccgccagtCAATAAGATCATGGGTCATCTGGTCGTGGGTTTGGcttcacctacctgtcttttccccagctGTGCAGAagtttctctctctgtgtcttaaatatatttataatGTAGCCTCTGCTGCTTCtccgggcagagaattccacagattcattactctctgggaAAGACAGTTTCTtgtcatctctgtcctaaactaTGCTGCTGAATCTTGGGACCAAGTGTCGCACTCACAATGAAAACCACTTTTCTGCCGCTATcttatccttttcataattttagatGTTTCTATAAAATTCCCTCTAATTcttcaaattccagtgagtatagtctatagtcccaggtgacgcaatctctcctcataggttaactccctcatctccggaatcaacctctgcaccgcctccaaagtcagtatatttTTCAAGTTTCAAGACCAGGACTGCAACCCTGGACAGTTGTATTATtatcaccctgcccttaaatttaacCCCTCTAACAATGAAGGCTGACAATTGCATTAGCCTTATTGATACCCTATTGGATCTGCAAACCAAACTTTTGCCATTCATGCACAAGCAGTACACGGCAGTCTTGCACTGCTGAAtttataatctgatcttccagttTTCCTTCCAAAGAGGATGAGCTCGTATTTACCAACATTTTGCTTCAGATagcagacccttgcccactcactgaaTCTATCCATATCTCTCTCTAGACTCTCCGCATTCTCTACACAATCAGATTTTCCACTCAGTTCAGTATCACCAGCAAACTCACATAACCCATGATTGATCCCCTCTTCCAAGTTGTTAACAACCCCAACACCAACCTCGATGGAACTCCACTTACTGCTGACTGCCCACCAGAGAAACACCTATTTATCCCaacattgccttctgttggttaccAATCcatatccatgctaatacattaaCCCCAAATTATTGATGTCTTCCAACCCCTTCCACCCTCTTCCCACATCCTCCCTCTCCAAACTACCCCTCCACTCCCTCTTCCCCCTACAGCCCTTTCACCAACCCCTCTCCCCGCCCCCCGCAGGTATCGACCCAAATTGGACTGGTTTGGTTCGATATCAAGATTGGttatagagtcacacagcacagaaactgctCAAACCGGTCCATGTCGATCAAGACTGCCATATGATGCTTCCAATCtaagcatttggcccatatcctccaAAACATTTCCGATCCATATGCcctgtccaagtgcttcttaaatgttgttaatgtcccTGTCTCAATcacatcctctggcagctcgttccatatatccaccaccctctgggcgaagaagttgcccttcaggttcctattaaatctctcccttctcacctttAACCTGCGCCTTTTGCTTCACGATGCGCCAACCTTGGGAAGGAGGGAAATGCAGAGACAGCCTTCCGTGTGCTGTGACAGGGATGTAGAGGGTGGATCTGGAAATGGCTGCTTGCTGATGGAAGGTGTGGCTCTCTTTATCCCTGTGGTCAGCTCAATAAGAGATGCGAGAGGGTCCCTCAGAGAAACAGTGTCCCAGGACGCTTCTGCATTGGATGTGGAATCTAGGTATGGCTCAACAACGAATTCTTTGGTGGGTTTGGATGCCATTTACCATCCACAGTGCAGCACCACCTTCTCACTACACTCCTcctaccgcccctcccacagcacgatgctccctcctcaccccacctccctcagcgtgacactccctcctcaccacccctcccacagcgtgacacaccctcctcaccgcccctcccacaacgtgacactccctcctcaccgcccctcactGAGCATGAcacaccctcctcaccgcccctccctcagcatgacactccctcctcaccacccctcccacagcgtgacacaccctcctcactgcccctcccacaacgtgacactccctcctcaccgccccctcACTGAgcatgacactccctcctcactgccctccACAGTGAAACGCTCCCTACTCACCACCCCTCGAACAGCGTGACACTctttcctcaccgcccctccctcagcgtgacactccctcctcactgcccctcatacagcgtgacactccctcctcaccgaccctcccacagcgtcacactcacccctcaccgcccctcccgcagcgtgacactcccccctcactgccccccccacagcgtgacactccctcatcACTGCCCCCCCACAGCGTGATGCTCCATCCTCACTGCCCCCCCACAGCATGAGgctcctcctcactgccccccccTCAGCatggcgctccctcctcaccaccctccctcagcgtgacactccctcctcaccgcccctccctcagtacgACACACCCTCCTCACCGCGCCTCCACAtggtgacactccctcctcaccgcccctcccacagcgtgacgctccctcatcaccgcccctccctcagtgtgacactcctcctcaccgcccctcccacagtgagacgCTCCCTCCCCACCGCCCCTCAACAGCCTGacactccctcctcccctcccctcccacagcgtaacgctccctcctcaccgcccctccctcagtgtgacgctccctcctcaatgctcctcccacagcgtgacgctcctcaccgcccctccctcaacGTGATGCTCCCTcatcaccgcccctccctcagcgtgatgctccctcctcaccgcccctcccacagtgagacgctccctcctcaccgcccctccaacagcctgacactccctcctcatctcccctcccacagcgtgatgcTCCCTCATCACCGCCCCTcacacagcgtgacactccctcctcaccgtccctccctcAGCGTAACGCTCCCTCATCACCGCCCCTCACTgagcgtgacgctccctcctcaccgcccctcccacgtgacgctccctcctcaccgccccccccacatggtgacactccctcctcaccgcccgtCGTACAGTgagacgctccctcctcactgcccctcccacagcatgacACTCCCTccttaccacccctcccacagcgtgacactccctcctcaccgcccctcccacagcgtgacgctccctcttcaccgcccctcccacagtgagagACTCCCAGCTCATcgccctccctcagcgtgacgctccctcctcaccgcccctcccccagcgtgacactccctcctcatcgccctcccacagcgtgacactccttcttcactgcccctcccacagcatgacactcactcctcactgcccctccctcggcgtgacactccctcctcaccacccctccaaagcacgacactccctcctcaccgcccctcccacagcgtgacgctccctcctcatcgccctccctcagcgtgacgctccctcctcaccacccctcccacagcatgacACCCCTtcttcaccgcccctcccacagcgtgatgGTCCCTtatcaccgcccctcccacagcatgacactccctcctcaccgcccctcccacagtgtgacgctccctcctcaccgcccctcagtcagcgtgacactccctcctcaccgccccccccacagcgtgacactccctcctcaccgcccccccccacagcgtgacactccctcctcaccacccctcccacagcgtgacactccctcctcactgcccccccaCAGCgtgatgctccctcctcaccaccccaccCACAGCATgaccctccctcctcactgcccctccctcagcgtgTAGCTCCCTCCtgaccgcccctcccacagtctgacgctccctcctcactgcccctccttcAGCGTGATGctgcctcctcactgcccctcccacaacgtgaagcttcctcctcaccgcccctcccacagtgagacactccctcctcatcgctctccctcagcgtgacagtccctcctcaccactcctccctcagcgtgacgctTCCTTCTCACCACTCCTCCATCAGCGTGACACTCGCACCTCACCGCCCCTCCATCAGCGTGACACCCccacctcactgcccctcacacatcgtgaagctccctcctcaccacccctcccacagtgagacactccctcctcatcgccctccctcagcgtgacactccctcctcactgcccttcCCACAGcctgacactccctcctcaccgcccctccgacagcgtgacactccctcctcaccgtccctcccacagcgtgacactccctcctcactgcccttcccacagcatgatgctccctcctcaccgcccctcccatagtgagacactccctcctcaccgcccctcccacagcgtgacgctccctcctcaccgcccctcccacagcaggacagtccctcctcaccgcccacCCCACCtggtgacactccctcctcaccgcccctccgacagcgtgacactccctcctcaccgcccctcccacagcgtgacgctccctcctcaccacccctcccacagtgagacactccctcctcatcgccctccctcagcgtgacactccctcctcactgccctttccacagcgtgacactccctcctcaccgcccctcccacagcgcgacgctccctcctcaccacccctcccacagcgtgacactccctcctcaccacctctccctcagcgtgacgctccctcctcatcacccctcCTTCAGCGTGAcggtccctcctcacctccactcccacacaacactccctcctcaccacccctccctcagcgtgacgctccctcctcaccgcccctcactcagcgtgacactccctcctcaccgcccctcactcagcgtgacgctccctcctcaccaccccgccCACAGCATgaccctccctcctcactgcccctccctcagcgtaacgctccctcctcaccacccctcccacagtgtgacgctccctcctcaccgccctccctcagcgtgacgctccctcctcaccgccaccCCCTCAGCGTGGTGCTCCCTCCTGTCTGCCCCCTTCCcgacagcgtgacactccctcctcaccacccctccctcagcgtgaccctccctcctcactgcccctccctcagcgtaacactccctcctcaccacccctcccacagtgtgacgctccctcctcaccgccctccctcagcgtgacgctccctcctcactgccaccCCCTCAGCGTGGTGCTCCCTCCTGTCTGCCCCTCcgacagcgtgacactccctcctcaccacccctccctcagcgtgaccctccctcctcaccgcccctccctcagtgtgatgctccctcctcaccgcccctccgaAATCGTGACACTCCCTCACCGCCCCCCCACATCATGACGCTCACTCCACACCATCCCTCcaacagcgtgacactccctcctcaccgcccctcactcagcgtgacgctccctcctcaccgcccccactcagcgtgacgctccctcctcaccgcccctccctcagtgtaacactccctcctcaccgcccaccctcagcgtgacactccctcctcaccacccctccttcagcgtgacgctccctcctcaccgcccctcccacagcgtgacgctccctcctcaccgcccctccatcagcgtgacactccctcctcaccacctctccctcagcgtgacactccctcctcaccacctctccctcagcgtgacgctccctcaccacccctccttcagcgtgacgctccctcctcacctccgctcccacacaacactccctcctcaccacccctccctcagcgtgacgctccctcctcaccacccctccctcagagtgacactccctcctcaccgccactcccacagtgagacactccctcctcaccacccctcccacagcatgacgctccctcctcaccgcccctcccacagcatgacactccctcctcaccgcccctcccacagcatgacgctccctcctcacctccgctCCCACAGCATGACGCTCCTTCCTCACTGCCCTTCCCTCAAAATCGCCTGTGGCGCTCCTTTAGTTGGTTTGTCTGTTTTACACATATATTTCTTGTCTTTCACCCCCACCTTTTATgtgccccttctctttccacccccttgtctgtttcccactctccctcctgcCTCCCTCTGTCCattcctctctccttcctcattctaccctcccccctctccctacgACACCCCCCATTTTTCCTCCTGCTCCACCCTCCTCCCTGCCCCTccaacccctcctcccctccccccaccccacccctcttgCAGCATGTCCTGGTTCGGAGGTACTCTGCTCGATGACCACAAATCCACCTGGTCTGACTCTACGCAGCCCCCTCCTCATCCAGCTCCCACCCCTGATGATGCCTTCCGCCCTGGCCATTGTGGGGTCTTCTCCCTCAGCTGCTGCGCCGAGCCACCGATGGAGCCTGCtctgccactctcttgccccagGAAGGAGGTGGGAGACCGCTGCCCATCCCAAGGGGAGGAGTCTCCTCTTCGCCCTGGTTCCCcagaggaaagggagggggaagtagGGCGGCCCATCTGCCCCTCCCTGTGGCAGCGGATGTGCAGGGTCTTCCTCTCTAAGCAGTTCAAGTCTGAGAAGTTGGAGCTTCTCTACCAGCGTTACCTGCTGCGCCTTAACCAGGGCAGCTTCACAGTGCTGCTGGGTTTGCTGGCACTGGCGTGCGGCCTCCTCACCGCCCTGCACTGGGCCCAGGGGCCCCCGCGGGCCCCCTACCTGGGCGTGCTGTCGGCCGCCACCGGCCTCCTGCTCCTGCTGGCGGGGGCCTGCAGTCTCGGCCCCAGCCCCCAGCGGGGCCGGGTCAGCCTGGCCTGCTATCTGGTGGTGGGGCTGCTGCTAGCGGTGCAGACGGCCGTCCTGCTCGGCCTGTGGCCCCCCAGCCCCTCTGGTGGCCTCTGGTGGTCTGTCCTCTCCGTCCACGTCATCTACGCCCTGCTGCCAGTCCGCATGAGGGTGGCGGTGGTCAGCAGCGCCCTCCTCTCCGCCCTGCACCTGGCTGTGTGCTGGTACTGCAACCGGGAGGAGCCCTTCCTCAGgaagcaggtgagggggaggctGGGGAGGGGCAGGGGAAGGGTGTCCTGATGCCACAAGCGGGAAGAAACCACTTCCCTGGGCAGAGGGTGGGACGGGGCAAGATGGAGCGGACGGGGGAGGATTCCTCCTTGACGAAGCAGTTGGGGAGTGCGAGGAGAGGGAGGTGTGCTCTGGTGgtttggggggaggaggaggaggaggaggtggggaaCTGTGTCCAGGATGCCTTCCTCAGAAGCAGATGACAGGTTTGGGGCCCGCCTTGTCTGTGCCAAACTAGTTAAACTTTTAATTAAGCACCTAACTAAACAAATCTCTTCTGCTGACAAACAATGTCTATCTTCTGCCATCACCGTGGCAGCACTCTCTGTgcgtaaaaaaaacaaacaacttGCACTATACCTCTCTCACCTTCTGGGATTAGGCAATTCGACCCTGGGGGTGAAAGATtccagctgtctactctatctatgcctcgcaAATTCCTATAAACTgctctcagatctcccctcagtctctgccgctccagagaaaacaagccaagtttgtccaaacctCTCGTAATAGCTcgtgtcctctaatccaggcagcagagGGGTTTAGCCAGACACGTGGATGTGAAggcaatggagggagatggacattgtgcaggcagaagggattagtttagtttggcAGCAATATCTGAGCCAAAGAGTCTGTTCTATGTCCCAAAGATCCTTCATAGGAATGTTCGGCAACAGGccacagaactgggaaagagagagaatatCAGCTCTAAATTACAGACAACACGAAGGGCATAAATTAGAGTGAAGGAAAAGAAAGTCCTGTTTTGCACAAAGATACAATCAGAGGCAAGTCCATGGCAGTGTAAGAGATGGTCACGGTGTTGCTGTATTGAGGTGGTGAtcagggttgtgctggttggttctgaatgtttgaagggaagtagctgttactgaacctggtggtgtgggacttcaggcttctgtacctcctgcccgatgggagctgtgagaagatggcatggcccagatggtggggatctctgacgaTGGACGTTTTGcctggtagtttgcctcccaggtgccagggtccgaggtgtttctgatcgcgtccaggatatcctgaagtgggaaggtgaacagccagaggtcgtggtacataattggtaccaatgacatgggtaggaaaaaggaggaggtcccgaaaacagattacagggagttaggaaggaagttgagaagcaggacctcaaaggtagtcacctcgggattactgcctgtgccacacgtcagtgagtataggaatagaatgaggtggaggataaatgcgtggctgagggattggagcagagggcagggattcagatttctggatcattgggacctcttttggggcaggagtgacctgtacaaaaaggacgggttgcacttgaagccgagggggaccaatattctgccagagaggtttgctaaggctattggggagagtttaaacaagaattgctggggggtgggaaccgaactgaagagacggtggaaggggtggttggctcacaaatcgagaaagcttggagacagtgcgagagggaggataggcaggtgatggagaagggacgcgctcagactgatggtttgcgatgtgtctattttaatgcaaggattattgtgaacaaagcggatgagattagagcgtggatcagtacttggagctatgatgttgtagccattacagagacttggatggctcaggggcaggaatggttacttcgagtgccaggctttagatgtttcagaaaggacaggggggaggcaaaagaggtgggggtgtggcactgttgatcagagatagtgtcacggctgcagaaaaggaagaactcatggagggattgtctacagagtctctgtgggtggaagttaggaacaggaaggggtcaataactctactgggtgttttttatagaccacccaatagtaacagggacatcaaggagcagatagggagacagattccggaaaggtgtaataataacaggatttttgtgattttaacttcccaaatattgattggcatctcccacgagcaaggggtttagatggggtggagtttgttaggtgtgttcaggaaggtttcttgacacaatatgtagataagcctacaagaggaaaggctgtacttgatctggtattgggaaatgaacctggtcaggtgacaggtctctcagtgggagagcattttggagatagtgatcacagttctatctcctttaccatagaattggagagggacaggaacagacaagttaggaaagcatttaattggattaAGGGGTGTTTAATTGGATtaagaggctatcaggcaggaacttggaagcataaattgggaacagatgttctcagggaaatgtacagcagaaatgtggtaaatgttcaggggatatttgcgtggagatctgcataggtacgttccaatgagacagggaaaggatg includes the following:
- the LOC140193797 gene encoding adenylate cyclase type 6-like yields the protein MSWFGGTLLDDHKSTWSDSTQPPPHPAPTPDDAFRPGHCGVFSLSCCAEPPMEPALPLSCPRKEVGDRCPSQGEESPLRPGSPEEREGEVGRPICPSLWQRMCRVFLSKQFKSEKLELLYQRYLLRLNQGSFTVLLGLLALACGLLTALHWAQGPPRAPYLGVLSAATGLLLLLAGACSLGPSPQRGRVSLACYLVVGLLLAVQTAVLLGLWPPSPSGGLWWSVLSVHVIYALLPVRMRVAVVSSALLSALHLAVCWYCNREEPFLRKQ